A genomic window from Tautonia rosea includes:
- a CDS encoding multiheme c-type cytochrome, whose translation MTDSRSPWRAVASVLIGAAILVYVGCSSNTPPEATDRVKPSIPADPNDDLAEDIEDDDRHVDAVLIVSGQQYGYLEPCGCTEGQTGGLGRRADLMNQLREQGQELLAIDLGSIIADPASSRAGPDQIRIKQGIGLEALARLGYQALALSADDLEIGLGEFVGQYLSVPDAPPLLATNIQPAEGLEETFRESIQVKVGGLSVGILAVVDPRTITALNDPEQDFFFQRVLDPMESVQVALPSLQSETDLQVLMVQGPSDLARTLAEAFPEVEIVVGKSEYEYAPARPERLHDGTTTLVLVGKKGQQVGVLDLFAATPDRPRYRRVRLDSRYHDIEPIRSLLGEEYLNRLDQNDVVENYPRRPHPSGARFVGAETCKNCHPNTYQKWSTTKHAYAWPAIETGARGNRTMDAECVSCHATGFEYESGFVNLATTPHLRNQQCENCHGPGSLHITDPMNWEYRSQMVLTREEAEQSLCIRCHDSDNDPHWDFSKRWPMVAHPKLDRYDDPKVRQGLDPNSLPVISAQDDAAEGD comes from the coding sequence ATGACAGACAGTCGGAGCCCCTGGAGGGCGGTCGCCTCGGTCCTGATTGGGGCGGCCATCCTGGTCTACGTCGGTTGTTCCTCGAACACTCCGCCCGAGGCGACGGATCGTGTCAAGCCGTCGATTCCGGCCGATCCGAACGACGACCTGGCCGAGGACATCGAGGACGATGACCGTCATGTTGATGCGGTACTCATCGTCTCGGGTCAGCAATACGGCTACCTCGAACCCTGCGGCTGCACCGAGGGACAAACGGGCGGCCTTGGGCGACGAGCCGACCTGATGAACCAACTTCGCGAGCAGGGCCAGGAGCTTCTCGCGATCGACCTGGGAAGCATCATCGCCGATCCGGCAAGCTCCCGAGCCGGCCCCGATCAGATCCGGATTAAGCAGGGTATCGGGCTCGAAGCCCTCGCTCGCCTGGGTTACCAGGCACTGGCGTTGAGCGCCGATGACCTCGAAATCGGTCTGGGGGAGTTCGTGGGTCAGTATCTGAGCGTGCCCGACGCTCCTCCCCTGCTGGCCACCAACATTCAGCCTGCCGAGGGGCTTGAGGAGACGTTCCGAGAGTCGATTCAGGTCAAGGTCGGAGGGCTTTCCGTCGGGATCCTTGCCGTCGTTGATCCAAGGACGATTACCGCGCTGAACGATCCGGAGCAGGACTTCTTCTTCCAGCGCGTGCTCGACCCGATGGAGTCGGTCCAGGTTGCCCTGCCATCGCTTCAATCGGAAACAGACCTGCAAGTCCTGATGGTTCAAGGCCCGAGTGATTTGGCCCGAACCCTGGCCGAAGCCTTCCCCGAAGTTGAAATCGTTGTGGGTAAATCCGAATATGAGTATGCCCCCGCCCGTCCGGAACGGTTGCACGACGGCACGACGACCTTGGTCCTGGTCGGGAAAAAAGGCCAGCAAGTTGGTGTACTCGACCTGTTCGCCGCCACCCCCGATCGTCCGCGCTATCGCCGCGTTCGGCTCGACTCCAGATATCACGACATCGAGCCGATCCGCTCTTTGCTGGGTGAAGAGTACCTGAACCGGCTCGATCAGAACGATGTGGTGGAGAACTACCCCCGACGGCCCCATCCCTCGGGAGCCCGGTTCGTCGGCGCGGAAACCTGCAAGAACTGCCATCCCAACACCTACCAGAAATGGTCGACCACCAAGCATGCCTATGCCTGGCCTGCGATCGAGACAGGGGCTCGCGGGAATCGGACCATGGACGCCGAATGCGTCAGTTGCCACGCGACCGGATTCGAGTATGAGTCTGGGTTCGTTAATCTCGCGACGACGCCCCACCTGAGAAACCAGCAATGCGAGAACTGTCACGGACCTGGCTCCCTTCACATCACCGACCCGATGAACTGGGAATATCGTTCCCAGATGGTCCTGACCCGAGAGGAAGCTGAGCAAAGCCTCTGCATCCGTTGCCACGATAGTGACAACGACCCGCACTGGGATTTCTCGAAGCGATGGCCCATGGTCGCCCATCCCAAGCTCGACCGATACGACGATCCAAAGGTCCGGCAGGGACTCGATCCCAATTCGTTGCCCGTGATCTCCGCGCAGGATGATGCCGCTGAGGGGGATTGA